The Alteriqipengyuania halimionae genome contains a region encoding:
- a CDS encoding HesB/IscA family protein: METPTLTASAAARVKQIAVKQGCDPMLRLSVEGGGCSGFQYTFALGTPEDEDSSSQTDGVTLLIDPVSLDLVAGSTVDFVESLGGAAFQVENPQAAAGCGCGSSFGI; the protein is encoded by the coding sequence ATGGAAACACCGACTCTCACCGCCAGCGCCGCCGCGCGCGTCAAGCAGATCGCCGTCAAACAGGGCTGCGATCCGATGTTGCGCCTTTCGGTCGAAGGCGGAGGATGTTCGGGCTTCCAGTACACATTCGCACTGGGCACGCCCGAAGACGAGGATTCATCCTCGCAGACCGATGGCGTGACGCTGCTGATCGATCCGGTCAGCCTCGATCTGGTTGCAGGCAGCACCGTCGATTTCGTCGAGTCCCTGGGGGGCGCAGCATTCCAGGTCGAAAACCCGCAGGCCGCCGCCGGCTGCGGCTGCGGATCGAGTTTCGGCATTTGA
- the xth gene encoding exodeoxyribonuclease III, with amino-acid sequence MKIATFNINGIRARLPRLLEWLEETQPDVVCLQELKAADDIFPESDFQKIGYEAIWHGQKGFNGVAILGKGEKPIEVRRGLEGDPEDDQSRYIEADYKGVRIAGLYLPNGNPHPGPKFDYKLAWMERLRARMTEIWAEEVPCVVCGDFNVIPHDDDVFDPVRMSADALMQPESRDAYNRLLADGWTDALRRMNPRGGVWTYWDYQAGAWQRDHGFRIDHLLLSPETADRLEAAGVDKAYRGREKASDHTPVWVRLAD; translated from the coding sequence TTGAAAATCGCGACCTTCAATATCAACGGTATCCGTGCGCGGTTGCCACGGCTGCTCGAATGGCTCGAAGAGACCCAGCCCGATGTGGTCTGCCTCCAAGAGCTCAAGGCCGCCGATGACATATTCCCCGAAAGCGATTTCCAGAAGATCGGCTACGAAGCGATCTGGCATGGCCAAAAAGGCTTCAACGGCGTCGCGATCCTGGGGAAGGGCGAAAAGCCGATCGAAGTGCGACGCGGGCTCGAAGGCGATCCCGAAGACGACCAGTCACGCTATATCGAAGCCGATTACAAGGGCGTGCGCATCGCGGGGCTCTATCTGCCCAATGGCAATCCGCATCCCGGCCCCAAATTCGACTACAAGCTGGCATGGATGGAGCGGCTGCGCGCGCGCATGACCGAAATCTGGGCCGAGGAAGTGCCCTGTGTGGTGTGCGGCGATTTCAACGTCATCCCACATGACGACGATGTGTTCGATCCGGTTCGCATGTCGGCCGACGCGCTGATGCAGCCCGAATCGCGCGATGCCTATAACCGGCTGCTCGCCGATGGCTGGACCGACGCATTGCGCCGGATGAATCCGCGCGGAGGCGTGTGGACCTATTGGGATTATCAGGCCGGGGCCTGGCAGCGCGATCACGGCTTCCGGATCGACCACCTGTTGCTTTCACCCGAGACTGCCGACCGGCTCGAAGCTGCAGGCGTCGACAAGGCATATCGCGGCCGCGAGAAGGCCAGCGACCATACCCCGGTCTGGGTGCGACTGGCGGACTGA